TGATAGGCTGCTTCTAAATATCCTTTTGAGGTTAATTGTGCTTTTAAAATATTGACTAAAGGATACAAATACAACACATCATTAATCGCATATTCACATTGTTTATCCGTCAATGGTCTCTTTAGCCAGTCAGTTCTCGTTTCACTTTTATCGAGTTCCACCTGTAAATATTTATTAACTAAGTTTGCATAACCACTACTTAGTGGATTATCCAAAAATGAAGCCAAGATTTGGCTATCAATAATAGGTGTTGGAATAGAGCCGAACTTATGAAAAAAAACTTCAAGATCTTCGCTACAGGAATGAAAATACTTTTCAATGTTAGGATTACTTAAAATGCTTAAAAAAGCATGCCAATCAGTAATATTAATCGGATCAATGAGCGCTGCGTGCTCACCATTAAAAACTTGTAAAAGTCCTAAATGAGGATAGAACGTTCGTGTACGAACAAATTCAGTATCCAAGGCCAAAGCAGTGCTGTTTCCGATTTTTGAACAATAATCAATTAACTGCTTATTATTAACTATATATTGATAAGACAAAGTTTAAATTCCTACGAAGAAAAATTAATGAGCTCAGGGAGTTTTTTATCGAATGTTACATCAATGACTACTATTTCTGAACGTGTCATTAAGCGAATTGGAGGTCCCCAAAAACCGAATCCACTACTTACAATACTGGTAAAATGCTGTTTTGTATTTTTATATATTCCATAATTATTTTTATAGATTAGTTTTTCAATAAGATTAATAGGAAACACTTGCCCAGCATGGGTATGTCCAGAAATCATTAAATCGACACCTAAATTTGCAGGTTCATCAAGATTATGTGGCTGATGATCTAACAATATAATCGGTTTGTTGGTATTAGAAAACATCATAAGATCTGGCAATGATGCTCGTTTAATATCATAACGCGATGAAGAAAAATCATCCCGACCGATAAAAGTAATACCTACGTTATCAAGATGAACTACATCATCTTTTAAAACTTTCATATTAGCGTGTTTAAAAGCATTGATAATATCTTGTTCATGATTATTTTCTTCTTTAATATTCAAATATTCATGATTACCAAAAATAATATAGGTTCCATATTTTGACTTAAATTGCTGAAATTGTTTATCAAAACCTTTTTCAGTAAAAGGTTGTAACCTTCTATCCAACGTGTCGCCAGTAATTACAATAAAATCTGCATCAAGTTGATTTACTTCATCAACCATGTGTTGAATTCTATCAGAAGAAGTCATGTCATTAATATGAATATCACTCAATTGCACAATACGCAGTTTATTAACTTTTGCACTTTTATCAATTTTAACTTGATAGTTCACTATGCTAGGTTCCATCGCCATTTCATGACCGTAATAAAATAATGAACAAATGCCAAGAATATATACAACTTTAGTTGTTAATTGAGGTTTTAACCTTTTTTTACTGATCCAACGGCCAATATCAAATATTAATGTAACAAAAACGCTGCAAATCATTATTGCACAAACAGTATTTAAGATTAGTGGTAGCCAATAAGTTGAAATACTTTCCGATAACCTTGATAATACAATTGATACCCCAGTCATAATAACAACTGTCCAATAAACAATTTGGTAATAACCAGTTAAAGAAAAGTTAAACCAAAACTGCCATCGTTTTCCCAAATAGACAGCCATTGAGCAACTAATGATAATAGCTATAGAAATGGCTATAAGATCTGCAATAGTCATAATAATCCAAACAATAGAAGTCAAAAAATGTTATAATAACAGAATTTATTTCAATAGCACCAATATGTTTTATGAGTATTAAAAAAGATCAATTATTTTCTACACCAATTGATAAATTGGGCGATTGGACATTCGATGAAAAAGTTGCTGAAGTATTTCCTGATATGGTCCAACGTTCCGTACCAGGTTATTCAAATATTATTTCCATGATTGGTATGCTCGCAGAAAGATTTGTTCAACCCAATTCAACAATTTATGATTTAGGTTGTTCATTAGGAGCAGCTACTCTATCCATTCGTCGGAATGTCAATAATAAAAACTGCCGTATTATTGCTGTTGATAATTCACAGCCAATGGTCGAACGTTGTAAAAGGCATATTGAATCCTATAAAGCCAACACCCCTGTCGAAGTGATTTGTGATGATATTAGCAATATTGATATGCAAAACGCCTCAATGGTGGTGCTGAATTTTACTTTACAATTTTTAACACCAGAAAACCGCCAACAAGTTTTAAATAAAATTTATCAGGCATTAAACCCCAATGGGATCTTAATACTGTCCGAAAAATTTAGTTTTAATGATTCAACCGTTGATGAACTGCTATTTAATATGCATCACGACTTTAAACGTGCAAATGGTTATAGCGAACTTGAAATTAGTCAAAAGCGAAACATGCTCGAGAACGTCATGCTTACTGATACCATCGAAACCCATAAAAAACGGCTATCGGATGCGGGTTTTAAACATATTGATACTTGGTTTCAATGTTTTAATTTTGGCTCAATCATTGCCATTAAATAACACATTTATTTACTTCATTAAATAGGAAAAAAGAATGATTGATTTTGGCAATTTTTACCAAATTATCGCTAAAAATAAACTAAGCAAATGGCTTGAGGTATTACCTGCACAACTTGCCAATTGGCAAAAAAGTAACATTGATAACCGTTTTAATCAATGGCTCAACAGTATCAAACATTTACCTACGATTAAACCTTATCAAATTGATCTATTAAATAGTGTAACTGTCGAAAGCGAACAACCTATATCAATCGGTGAACAACAACGTATTACCCAATTGCTTAAAAATATGATGCCTTGGCGTAAAGGTCCTTTTCATCTTTATGGTATTAATATCGATACTGAGTGGCGTTCAGATTGGAAATGGGAGCGATTGATTCCGCACATTAATAATCTTGAAGGACAAACAGTTTTAGATGTGGGATGTAATAGTGGTTATCATTTATGGCGAATGGTTGGAGCCGGCGCTAAGCTAGCGGTTGGTATTGATCCTATGGCACTTTACCTTTGTCAATTTGAAGCGATTCGCAAATTGTTGGGTAACGATCAACGAGCACATTTATTACCGCTTGGGATAGAAGAATTGCCTAAACTCAATGCGTTTGATACCGTATTTTCTATGGGTGTTTTATATCACAGACGCTCCCCTTTGGATCATCTATTTCAATTAAAAGATCAATTGGTTGATGGTGGGCAACTAGTACTTGAGACGTTAGTTATTGATGGTGATCTACATCAAGCTTTAATGCCAGGCGAACGCTATGCTCAAATGCGAAATGTCTATTTTATTCCATCGGTTCCAACGATGATTAATTGGTTATACAAATGCGGATTTTCTGACGTTAAAATGGTTGATAAATCAGTAACGAGTTTGGATGAACAACGTAAAACCGAATGGATGACATCAGATTCATTAGCTGATTTCTTAGATCCAAATGATTCAAGCAAAACTATTGAAGGTTACCCAGCACCAATGCGAGCAGTTTTTATTGCCATAAAATAAAGTTCAATAATTAACCTCTCATTTTATTAGTAAGCTCTTTTTATAATAATGAGAGGTTAACTGATTAAGTTTAATAGCGTTAATTTTTTAATCCCTATAAAAAATTAACATTAATCATAAATGTGCTTTCTAAATATTCTTTTAATCATACACAGTGGATGATTTGTAATGCAAAAATTGGGTTTATCAATCAATAATATTCACCATTTTTATTTAGAATATTTCAAAAAACATCTGAAACTGTAAAAAAGTTTGAGGTCAACTATACGTTTCAGTATAAAAATCTGTTTACTAAACTTTAATCAAGACTCTTCATTACTATTTTAATTTAATTTTCAAACACGAATTACAGTTAGTTATTTGAAAACTAGTTCATTTCAGGGCAAATTTCATTCATCGAAAGCATTGCTGGAACAGTTCGATTATCAGTATATTCAAAGCGGAATATAAAACTAATATCATAATGATTTAATACATTAATCAAATTTTCGTTATGACAAAATTCTTTATTAAATCTTATTCTCAGATCTTCCGTAAGGTATTGTGCAAGTATGCTTTGACTATCTGATGGTATTTTAAATTCAAATAAAATATTATTGCTATTGTAGCTAATATTGGTAATTTCAGTACCATCTTTGGTACTAAAGGGAAATTTGCCCTTTTCACCTAATAGGGATCTTTTAGCACTCTCTACAATTGCTGAACTTACGTCATTAACCGAAGGCAAATTTTCATCGCTATAAACGGGTGAAAACATCATAATTCCAGAAAGTAATGCAATTAATCTTATCAAATTTCTCATTATTTTATCCTTTAATTCTGCTTGCTCACTCTTTTTATTAAAGTGAAGTTAAAGCCTCTATCACCTTTTAATACCTATATCATTAGATAACAAGTGTCATTTTTAATCTTTATTGGGGATTTTTGATAATTTTACTTAAATAAACAGTGATTGATAATCATCATACACAAAACTTTACAAAAAAAGAGTATCTAATAAACTTATAATTTTTATTTTAAGGCATGCTACTAATTAACCATTTTTGTATTTAACCTCATAGATAGCATGTCATCAGATAAATAAAAAATATTCATTTGCATCATTAAGTGACATTGTCACATTTAAAATGATTGACTATCTTTGTTTTGATGTTCTTAATTATATTTGTTCAACATGCTATATATTAAAGACAACATAGATACAATAGCGCAGAGCAGCATGAAATAAAGAATAACTTTTTAAAAAATATTACTAACTTTAACTATGCAATTTATTAATTAAATAAAATTAAAAAAGGTAACACAATGGTTACCTTAAGATAGAACAAAAAGATTATTTTTTATTAGGATGAGGATCTTTAACTGAATCACCTTGACCGGACATAATATACCAGCCATTTTTACTATGCGGTTTTTTATTATGATCTGGGCAAGGGGGTAACGATTTTTTACTTTGGTTTGAATATACATAGCCACAATCAGCACATTTAAAAGTGCCTGCAGATGCATCACTACCGTATGCAGCAAATTTTTGTACCATTATAAGCTCCTCCAGTAAATTAATATGAATGATAAGTACAATACTTATCACTCTTATATATAAACGCTGATCTAGCAATAAATCAAGCTAAGAAATGGTTTTATTTTGACCATTTTCACTATTTAAGCATTATTAAAATGGTTAATTTACAAAAAAATTAATTTAAGCAGTTTATCATGGATTTATATAAGTTAATTGATGCTGGTCATCAAAGCTAATCATAATTTGACCATTAGGATGAGTTACAATTTTTACAGCCGAAAAATCAGTAATTGTGAATTGTGCACCAACACTTAATAAGTTCTCTCCCCCAATGCCAACACAATATGTACCTGCTGCTACAGCAGATTTTACGCCACTTGAGGAATCTTCAAATACAATTGTATGATTGGCTGGAATATTTAATCGCTTGATTGCCAAAAGAAAAGGATCAGGATAAGGTTTACCTTTAGTGACATCGTCACGTTCAACAATTACTGAAATACAGCCATCGACTTTCAATAATTTTATCACAGAATCAATTTTTTCACGCCAACCACTTGTAACAGTTCCGATACGGATACCTACTTTATGCAATGATAAAATAAGTTCTGCCACACCCTTAATTGGTTTATAAATAGCTGTATTTTAAACATATATTATATGGTCTTGAACTTTTTTCTGATCGACTTGTGACAAATTGCCAAATAGTGCTGAAATAGTATGAGGTCCAGGCTGACCATCAATATGCTTAATCATATCATCATTTGAAATTTCTTTGTCATACATCTGTGCAGCTTCTCGCCAAGCCCTTTCTATTACCGAATTAGAATCAATTAAGTTACTTGAAGGGTCCTTACAAATCGGCTTTGTACGCTTGCCAGTGGATAGCAATCTAACTACACAATCAATTTGTCAGGAAATGCTTGCGCTCGCCATACCAGAAAATTGCCACAAAGATTTGAGTAACAATTTGCATAAGATTTTAAATTATTACCCTTTATACCAACTTGATAGCAATACCTATCCTTGCTTAGCTGAACAAACAGAACTATTTTTACAGCATAATCAACTAAATGCTCACAAAATTTTTGTACAATGTGATATGACAACTCTGCTAGCATTAGTTGCTGGGGGTAACGCTGTCGCTTTTATTCCTCAAAGTATGAGGCAATCCCGCCAGTAAAGGTTAAGCTCCTCGCGCCTGAGCAAAACAATGTTCAATGGGAAATCGTTAATGGCTTGGAATTCCAAAATTAACAATAATTATCGTGATAATTTTATAAAAATCGTCAATGCTCACAACTAATCAGTAAGAAAGTGATGATTTATGTGAAAAATCGCTATAGTTTAAAAACTTATAATGATTTATTTTTTGGAAAATATATACCAAGCAATAAAACTTGCTATAACAAGAATAGCCGTTTTAACTATACGATTTTTTAAATTATTACTTACCTTTTTTATCTCAACCGCATCGATTAATTCATCAAATAATTGAATAAAATCACCAAATGAATTTGAAACATGAGCAATCCCTTGCTCTTCATTTGACCATAGATAAATAGTTCCATAATCTTCTTCTTTTAATGAGATTAAGTAACTATTGAGGTTATGATCATAAGCAAAAGGTAACATGAATTGCAATTCAGGATTTTCAATTAATAATTCATTATACATTCGTGTTATAGTCGAATGACCATATTTGATGCTATAAAAACCACTCAAATACTCACAATTATGATCATTGACTTTAGGAAAATCCCCGCCATTAAATTCATGGAAAAAATCAAGAAAAGAGGAAGGGATTTTTTCATTAAATAATCGGTTGAATTCAATAATATCTTCGTAGGCCAATTTTTGTTGACTATTCTCAAGTACCAATGTCATTTTGTGTTTCCTTTTTAATATTCAATATTTGATTTTCCTATGGTAATCACCCCATGACATATTCAATTCTAATATCAATAATTCAATAAGGTATTGTTTTAAACCCTATAAACATATTATAAATCATATAAATAACCAAATCCATTTTAGCATTAAAGATGATTAAAATAATGGTGTTGTTAACATCTATTACAACTTGTTTAATAACAATTTTTTATTGAAAAAGTTTTTAAAGTTCAATGTGATTGACTGAACTGATTGTAACAGAAAATCTGAACGTATTTTTGCCAATTTTGTCCGTTTTTAACTTTTTGAGAAGATTAATACAAAGAACTTCCATAAATTTGAGAATTTACTTCAAAATTCGAATTTTGTTCACAATATTGTCTTATATATTGGATAAAATATTTAAAAATTTTGAAATTAAGAGATCGCTATATCAATTTGAGACTAAAGAATATCCATTGTTATAACAGATATTTATCTTTTCATGACTATATTTTATTTCTACTCTGGATTAAATTATGGCTGGCAAAATTTTATAATTTTATTAATTTACTACTCTGCCGAGTACTTGATCATCAAATCACGCGATAGATTTAACATAGCGTTAAATTAAATAGAGGCTTTATTTAAAATAGATAAACTTAGTCTGATATGTCCTGATTATTAATATTATTAAACGTAATGACAATAGAATTATTAACTTTCAATGATCTATTGTCATTTGTAAACGATTAAAGTGGGATTAAGAATAATTTATTAAAAAGTTTAATAACTTTAATCACTGTATTGTAAAAAAGCGTCATTTTCAAAATAGAAAACAAAAGAGTCAAACAATTCATCTATTGTTGGGTTATCTGAATTATTATTAGCTACAATGACAATATCTTCAATATCAGCCTGTTCTAATGTAGCTATCCACCCTTCTTCAATAACTTGCTTAGGTAAATTAATTTCGTAATTATCGTCAATATCCTCAACTCCACAAAATCCTATTGTATCAAGCGTCCATGATTTTGAATCTCGTGGTAGATAAAACCAAAATCTCGGCATGTCTTTAATGTTAATTAATAGATCATGTATAGATATAAATTCCATTTTCACTCCATAATATTTATGAAAATATCTTATTTTTCTTGTTGTCTATTTTTATTTTATTGGTATTTTGGGATAAACTTGAAAATAACGCTTTAACGAGACTGGACATGTCACCAAAAGTGGATATTTTAAAGCCGATGGCAAACTTTTAACCGGCTTACTAAACAGTTTAACTACCCAACCATCACTACCGTTTGGCGACATAAATTTGAAACTTATGGTATCGTCACTCAGAATTTCAATTTCTCCAACTTTGAAAATACTCGGCGTTAAGCCATCATCTTTCCCACCAATAATAACATAATCAACAATTTTTTTAGTCTGAGAATCAAGCAAATATACGTATAACTCTTCGTCATAAAGTCCCATATCAACATCAATAACAAACAATAATAGATAACGATTATTGTAAAGATAGGCAGCTTTTAAATCACAAACATCCAGTTTGTCATGATAACAAACACCATCGACTTCAACCTGAGCACCAATAATTCCCTTTTTGTTGCTAGGTAATGCCTTTAAAATAATATTGGACAATGGTTTTATCATAATTATTTCCTTATAAAATATACAACTCCAATACAATAATATTAACAAAAAAGTTTATCAATATAAAAATTGAGTTATTCATTTTTAAAATAATTAGAATGATGAGTTGAATCCTCTTATAAACAGCATAGATTACAATAATTAATTTACCTAGTACTAAACAAGCCTTTTTATCCTAATGCTAATAAATCTTCCTTTTCTTAAATGCTGGAAATAGAAAAAACAAATTATCAACATTAAAGTTCTTAACAAAAAATTCTTATCTGTGATGTTATTGCTAATACAGTCGATGGTATTTTTTAAAATAGGTTAAAAAAATATTCAATGATAATAATACTCCTTATCAACAATACAACCTCATTTAAACTAGTTTATTTTTTAAAGAAGTAATTGCCAAATCACTTCATAATTTAGACTAAATAAATTTATCAATATTTTAATTGGCAATGCTGTAGCTGGTATATGAGAACTAAATGGTAGAATTTTTAAATATATGTTTTTTAAAGTAGTACTAATATGCCGACGTCTTTTGAACGGTTAGCCACTAAATTTACTAATTTTTTTAAAAAGAAAATGGTCAAAAATAAAATAAAGGAAATGCTTTCTTTTATAAAGTAATACTATCTGATGTTAATGAACCAATAATAGAAACAATTAATTCAAAAGCTCCAATTATTAACAACCCAAATAAAGCTAGCAAACCAATATCATTTGAACGTATCTCTTTAGGGGCGTCAAATACATGTAGTTTACTAACCTTACCTTTTAATAAACTGTATTTAGCCATTATTTTCTCTTAACTTGATAATTCTTTTTTTTCTTTTAAATTGGTCGTATAGCCTCGCTCATCAATTACTTCTACCCAATCAGGTAAGTTAGGGGTACGGCAATAATAGTAAGCATCAGGATCTAGCTTTTTTATTCTTTCAAATTCAGGAGTTTGCGGATCATCATACAGTTCAGGATCGCCTGAGCGATTAAGTTTTTTAAAACGATCATGTTCTTCTACACTACTATGCAACCAAGGTTTCGGATAGCCTAAAGTAGCAAAAATTCTATTGCTAATAAAAGAATAGCGTCCCCCTGCTAAGAAAAAAAGTATAATGGAGATCAGCAAAAACATAATAATAGTTGCAATAGTTCTAAAAATGAAATCATCAGGATCTTTTTCTAAATCAAAAAATGCAAGAATTGTTAAAAATAGATAAGCGAATAAACACATCACACCTGAAACTATGGAACAAAATTTTAATTTTAATAGCGTTGGTACACCGATTGAGCGAGGAAAATATAAAGCATGGTATTGAGGCATTCGCACTGCGTAGGATTGATATTGGTTAGTGTCAATTTGCTTAACTACCATTTCAACATAATCCCCCTCTTTAAAACCAACATGCTCTAGATTCCCTAATACCTCTTTTTTACCTATATAACAATAAAAAGTCTTTCCTTTTAAAGTAATATTACCTATGGCTAATGAATCAATAATATCAATAAGTAATTCAAAAGCTCCAATTATCATTAATCCAAATAAAGCTAGCCAACCAACGTCACCTGAACGTATCTCTTTGGAGTCGTCAAATACATGTAGTTTACTAACCTTACCTTTTAATAAACTGTATTTAGCCATTATTCTTCTCTTAACTTGATAATTCTTTTTGTTCTTTTAAATTGGGCGTATAGCCTCGCTCATCAATTGCTTCTACCCAATCAGGTAAGTTAGGGGAACGGCAATAACAGCAGGCATTAGAATCTAGTTTTTTATTCTTTCAAATTCAGAAGATTGCAGATAGTAACGTAGTTCAGGATCGCCTGAACGACTGAGTTTTTTGAAACGATTATGTTCTTTTGCTCTGTCACGTTAGTAAACGTTTTGGATAGCCTAAAGTCGCAAAAATTTATTACTAATAAAAACACATCGCTCCTGCTGCTACTGCAAATTCTGATTTAAATACACTATTTAAATATTTTATAATAGGATATTTTCCTTACTTATTGATTTATCATAGCATTGAAAATATTACAAAGGAAATGTAAAGTTAAATAACTTCAATAATTACTTATTATGTTTGAAGTATTGATAACGTTAAAATTAATCTTTCCAAATTTCTTTAGCTAAACGAAACGCAGCCCAAGCTTTAGGCCAACCAACATAAAATGCTATATGAGTCAAAATTTCTGCTATTTCTTCTTTTGTAATGCCATTAGTTTTAGCTGTCTGTAAATGAAACTGTAAAGAACTGTCTAAAATACCACTGGCAAGCAGTGCAGTAACTGTTACTAAGCTTCGATCTCTTGCTGATAGCTCTTTTTCTCTAGACCAAACTTCTCCAAACAATACATCATCGTTAAGTTCTGCAAACTTAGGTGCAAATTCTCCTAGAACATCCCTTCCTGCTGTTACTTTATTCATAAGTTTCTCCAATAAGTTCTAAATTAGTTTCTACAACCCAATATATGTCAATGCAACCGACGGTAAGCCTAATCTAATACGGTATAATTATTATAATTAAATATCGATACATTTCACTTTAAATATGCTTGTTATAATAATATAACTATGTCTTTTAAAAAGGTTTATACGGTTTCTATTAATATTTAACTCCTTTTCATCTATTTTCCACAAAATAATATGATAATTTCATTTATATTTTATAAGTAATCATTTATGTCACCTCATAAAAAGCATTTTAAACATAATTTTGGCATCGTTGTGATGACATTACTTCATAGAACTTCTTGGCATTAAATAATTGATATCAGATATATTTTTCATATAGATAAATCAATCACTTAAATAATCAATAATAAAATTTAAAAAATTTAGACCTGATTCGGTTATTTTTGACCGATTAGGGGAGCCCTTTTTTAGTAAAACACTTAACTTATAAATGATAATTATTCTTATTTAAATATATCTAATGATGCTAATTAAATGGAATGTTAGATGGTGGTTCATAACTGTGTAAAGCATGCACTAATGCTTTTATAAGTAATATTAGGAAATATTATATGAGATACAAATTAGCTTTTACGGATAGAATAACTAATTCAACCTTAGTTTATTCTGATAAAAACAATATTGGTTCACCTTGGTTATTGGCAGGTATTTTCTGCTTATCTTTTAATGCGATGGCTGACACCGTTGAGGAAAAAGATAACGCTAATCAAATAGAACAATTAACAGTTACAGCAAGGCATGTAAAAGAGTCTGCTAAAGATATTCCGTTTACCATCAATATTATTGATGATAAAAAACTTGTTGATCACCGCGAAAATACTTTAGAAAAGACTTTAAATGATACCGTTGGTTTGCAAGTTATTAGTAATATGGGTGCAGCTAAGTCTATAAGGATGCGCGGAGTTGGATCGATACTACCAATGAGTGGTGATGATAGTTCTGTTAGTATTAACGTGGATGGTATGCCACAGTCAAAAAGTAATACAACTTTAAATTTACTTGATGTTCAACGTGTAGAAATATTAAAAGGTCCACAAGGGACGTTATTTGGTCGGAATAGTGAAGCTGGAGCTATTAATGTTATTTCTAAAAAACCAACTCAGTATTTTGAGTCAACTTTTAGAACAGAATTTGGTCAGCAAAATCAGATATTAACTGAAGGCGTAATCAGCGGCCCGTTAAATGATAACTTAAGTGGACGTTTTGCTGTTCGTTATGATGAAGCAGATAGTATTTTAGATAATATTAATGATGATAAGCCGGTTAGCATTCTTAGAAATAAAATAGCAAGAGGTTCACTATTATGGGAGGTTTCAGATCTCACTTCTGTATTATTTATTTCTGAAATAGAAGAAGCCATGGGTATGGATGATATGTATATGATGCGACCTTATGGTCATCATCCTAAAATTGATATTCCTAATAGTAGTGATAAAAACGATAAAAAAATTTACCGTTTCAATTTAAAGGTTGAACATGAGCTAAACAATAGCTTATTAACATCTATTACTAGCTATTCTTATAGCAAAAGTGATAGAAGATCGCCTATTTATGAAGGTAAGTTATATAATCATTTAATAGGTATGTCTCCACCTTCTAACTGGTCATTTTTAACTAAAGAGAACCTTTTTAATCAAGAATTTAGAATATCGTCAAAACCGGAAGCTTCTATATTTTGGGTGGCAGGTATTAACTACTATACCAATAATCGCCATAGAAACACCTATGATGTTATGGATGTGTTTTATCCTACTAATTCATTGAATGCTGATATTAGAAGGCAATTTGAAACCGATAATTTAGGTATTTTTGGTGAAATTACCTACCCTATTACAGATAAATTCAAATTAACCGCCGGCATTCGTCAATCATATGAAAAGAAAAATTATCATGCAAAATGGTTGGCTAATTCAATTTATACCAATAACGCAATAGGTATGCCAACCTTAGCTTTTGATAAACAAAAAATAACTGATAACTTTACCACTGGACGACTTGGTTTAAATTATGTCATTAACGATTATGCTACTGTATATGGATTGTATTCTAGGGGTTATAAAACAGGTGGTTTTAATGATGAAGGTACTGACTTTGCCACTTTGGGCCGTTCTGATCAAGCCTATAAATCAGCATATGTAAACTCTTATGAATTAGGGGTTAAAGTTGAAAATAATACAGTAGGATTCAATAGTGCATTATTTTATAATAATACTAAGCGTGAACATTTAATGGCTTATAATCCTGCAACTTTTATATCTGTTGTTGAAAA
The sequence above is drawn from the Gilliamella apicola genome and encodes:
- a CDS encoding TonB-dependent receptor, producing the protein MRYKLAFTDRITNSTLVYSDKNNIGSPWLLAGIFCLSFNAMADTVEEKDNANQIEQLTVTARHVKESAKDIPFTINIIDDKKLVDHRENTLEKTLNDTVGLQVISNMGAAKSIRMRGVGSILPMSGDDSSVSINVDGMPQSKSNTTLNLLDVQRVEILKGPQGTLFGRNSEAGAINVISKKPTQYFESTFRTEFGQQNQILTEGVISGPLNDNLSGRFAVRYDEADSILDNINDDKPVSILRNKIARGSLLWEVSDLTSVLFISEIEEAMGMDDMYMMRPYGHHPKIDIPNSSDKNDKKIYRFNLKVEHELNNSLLTSITSYSYSKSDRRSPIYEGKLYNHLIGMSPPSNWSFLTKENLFNQEFRISSKPEASIFWVAGINYYTNNRHRNTYDVMDVFYPTNSLNADIRRQFETDNLGIFGEITYPITDKFKLTAGIRQSYEKKNYHAKWLANSIYTNNAIGMPTLAFDKQKITDNFTTGRLGLNYVINDYATVYGLYSRGYKTGGFNDEGTDFATLGRSDQAYKSAYVNSYELGVKVENNTVGFNSALFYNNTKREHLMAYNPATFISVVENYDIRSYGVELDGFWKAPGNLDFTGGIGYTNAKITGIPNVSLAQVKKRNEVPDTAQWNANLTVLHSIPLDLASGLSLETRITNRYIGSRKADIQNNFGLKPYNKLDARISIKSENAEFYVWGDNLLNKSYDLWGYYIPAMYHGGPDATIGSPGRGRTLGVGFIYNY